The Dioscorea cayenensis subsp. rotundata cultivar TDr96_F1 chromosome 19, TDr96_F1_v2_PseudoChromosome.rev07_lg8_w22 25.fasta, whole genome shotgun sequence genome includes a window with the following:
- the LOC120283898 gene encoding tryptamine hydroxycinnamoyltransferase 1-like, which yields MEVKVTSTTILPSPTSHRSDIPLTIFDRFAANIHISVIYAFTPPTPSNADLITALSKTLVHFPTLTANLSTDSHGRPCVSVGGPNEDGGALVVEATVLSKLEDHLPLTPSPDFRLLHPDAENPKNLLQVQLNRFQCGGLVIGLTSHHRVADGRSMCAFTIAWGKILRGVPIDPLPFYDQPWLKPRDPPLVQFDHWGSEFIPLTPQPNEFIITRTDVDPSEITNLLLHFSPEFIMKLKAQTNKLSTDKHTTFETLLGYLWRKMTIARQLDDEECTTLSVSVNGRRRLQPTVPPEFFGNLVLNAYPKAKAKALIEGGAATAAGIVREGLRFIGEDYFRSFIDFGEVFGDRDLVPCFEKDGNVLSPKIEVDGWLGLGFDEVNFGGGGKLCAFLPTWVPLEGLLIFSPSLSQVGGVDVFVSLLEKHAATMREISHSLD from the coding sequence ATGGAAGTGAAAGTAACAAGCACCACCATCCTCCCAAGTCCCACCTCTCACCGTTCCGACATTCCCCTCACCATCTTCGACCGCTTCGCCGCCAACATCCACATCTCCGTCATCTACGCCTTCACTCCTCCCACCCCCTCCAACGCCGACCTCATCACCGCCCTCTCCAAGACCCTCGTCCACTTCCCCACTCTCACCGCCAACCTCTCCACCGACTCCCATGGTCGTCCTTGTGTCTCGGTTGGAGGCCCCAATGAAGATGGAGGTGCACTCGTTGTTGAAGCTACTGTCTTATCTAAACTAGAAGATCACCTACCTCTCACTCCCTCACCAGACTTCAGGCTTCTTCACCCTGATGCTGAAAACCCAAAGAACTTGCTCCAAGTACAGCTCAACCGATTCCAGTGCGGTGGGCTTGTCATTGGCCTCACCTCGCACCATCGCGTCGCCGATGGCAGGTCAATGTGCGCCTTCACAATTGCATGGGGAAAGATATTACGTGGTGTTCCCATTGATCCACTTCCATTCTATGATCAGCCGTGGCTCAAGCCTCGGGATCCCCCTCTGGTGCAGTTTGATCACTGGGGGAGTGAATTCATCCCTCTAACTCCTCAACCAAATGAGTTTATTATCACTCGGACTGATGTTGATCCTAGTGAGATTACCAACTTGTTGTTGCACTTCTCTCCAGAGTTTATCATGAAGCTCAAAGCTCAGACCAATAAATTAAGCACTGATAAACACACCACATTTGAGACACTGTTAGGGTATCTATGGAGGAAGATGACCATAGCACGCCAGTTGGATGATGAGGAGTGTACCACGCTGAGTGTGTCAGTGAATGGCCGGCGTAGGTTACAGCCTACAGTGCCACCAGAGTTTTTTGGTAACTTGGTTCTAAATGCATATCCGAAAGCAAAAGCAAAAGCGTTGATCGAAGGAGGGGCCGCGACGGCAGCAGGGATTGTTCGTGAAGGACTGAGGTTCATCGGAGAAGATTATTTCCGGTCGTTTATTGACTTTGGTGAGGTTTTTGGTGATAGAGATCTTGTACCTTGCTTTGAAAAAGATGGCAATGTGCTTTCACCGAAGATAGAGGTTGATGGCTGGTTAGGGCTTGGGTTTGATGAGGTTAATTTTGGTGGAGGTGGGAAGCTGTGTGCTTTTTTGCCTACATGGGTGCCTTTAGAAGGGTTGTTAATCTTCAGCCCTTCTTTGTCTCAGGTTGGCGGtgtggatgtttttgtttctctaCTTGAAAAGCATGCAGCCACGATGAGGGAGATATCTCACTCTTTGGATTAG
- the LOC120249356 gene encoding agmatine coumaroyltransferase-2-like → MEVKRISSTIIKIPISHPSDVPLTIFDRRALNMHIAVLYAFTPPTSTNADIISGLSKTLVNFPTLTANLSTDSHGRPSLYIGCPDGGVLVVEATVSSKLEDHLPLTPSPDFRLLHPEVNDAKHLLQVQLNRFQCGGLVIGVTSHHRVADGRSMGSFFVAWGKMVRGLPIDPLLVYDQPWLKPRDPPLVQFDHWGSEFIPLSPQPNEFNITPVYVDPSEITNLLLHFSPEFIMKLKAQTNKLSTEKHTTFETLTGYLWRKVTIARQLDDEECTMLAVPVNGMRRLQPPVPPEFFGNLALNAFPKAKARALIEGGVATAAGIVRGAVRIMGDDYFRSFIDFGKVYGDGDLVPCHEKLGNVLSPTMEVDSWLRLGFDEVDFGGGGKLCGISLTWVPFEGLSVLIPSFYQDGGVDVFVSLLKKHAVRFKEISHSLD, encoded by the coding sequence atGGAAGTTAAAAGGATAAGCTCCACCATTATCAAAATTCCCATCTCTCACCCTTCCGACGTGCCACTCACCATTTTTGACCGCCGCGCCCTCAACATGCACATAGCTGTCCTCTATGCCTTCACACCTCCCACCTCCACCAACGCTGACATCATCTCCGGCCTCTCCAAGACTCTAGTCAACTTCCCAACACTCACGGCCAACCTCTCAACCGACTCCCATGGCCGCCCTTCGCTCTATATCGGATGCCCTGACGGAGGTGTACTCGTTGTTGAAGCCACTGTCTCATCCAAACTAGAAGATCACCTGCCTCTCACTCCCTCACCGGACTTCAGACTCCTCCACCCTGAAGTCAATGACGCAAAGCACTTGCTCCAAGTTCAGCTCAACCGGTTCCAGTGCGGCGGGCTAGTCATCGGCGTCACCTCCCACCACCGTGTCGCTGACGGCCGGTCGATGGGCTCTTTCTTTGTAGCATGGGGAAAGATGGTACGTGGTCTCCCCATTGATCCACTTCTAGTCTATGATCAGCCGTGGCTCAAGCCTCGGGATCCCCCTCTGGTGCAATTTGATCACTGGGGGAGTGAATTCATCCCTTTATCTCCTCAACCAAATGAGTTTAATATCACTCCGGTTTATGTTGATCCTAGTGAGATCACCAACTTGTTGTTGCACTTCTCTCCAGAGTTCATTATGAAGCTCAAAGCTCAAACCAATAAATTAAGTACTGAGAAACACACCACGTTTGAGACACTGACAGGGTATCTATGGAGGAAGGTGACGATAGCACGGCAGTTGGATGACGAGGAGTGTACCATGCTGGCTGTGCCAGTAAATGGCATGCGTCGGTTACAACCTCCTGTGCCGCCGGAGTTTTTCGGTAACTTGGCTCTGAATGCATTTCCGAAAGCAAAGGCAAGAGCATTGATCGAAGGAGGGGTGGCGACAGCGGCAGGGATTGTTCGTGGGGCAGTGAGAATCATGGGAGATGACTATTTCAGGTCGTTTATTGACTTTGGTAAGGTTTACGGAGATGGAGATCTTGTGCCTTGCCATGAGAAGCTTGGCAATGTGCTTTCACCAACTATGGAGGTTGATAGTTGGTTACGGCTTGGCTTTGATGAGGTTGATTTTGGTGGAGGTGGAAAACTTTGTGGTATTTCGCTAACATGGGTGCCTTTTGAAGGATTGTCAGTCCTTATCCCTTCTTTCTATCAGGATGGTGGtgtggatgtttttgtttcccTGCTTAAAAAGCATGCAGTGAGATTTAAGGAGATATCTCACTCTTTGGATTAG
- the LOC120249355 gene encoding agmatine coumaroyltransferase-2-like → MEVKKISSTILKVPISHPYELPLTIFDRFAANIHIPVLYVFTPTTSSNVDIISALSKTLVHFPTLTANLSTNSHGRPCLIVGDPQGGALLVEATVSSKLEDHLPLTPSPDFRLLHPEDKNAKHSLQVQLNRFQCGGLVIGVTNHHRVADGKSMGSFFVTWGKMVRGIHNDPLPAVYDQSWLKPRHPPLVQFDHWGTDFIPLSSQPKECCLFNPIVVDPSEITNMLLHFSPEFIMKLKAQTGKLTTEKHTTFETLLGYLWRKVTIARQLDDKECTMLRIAVNGRSRLRPPVPLEFFGNLVLNAYPKANSKELIEGGVATAAEIIRKGLRFIGEDYFRSFIDLGDDRLKHPGDEKSGSV, encoded by the coding sequence atggaagtgaaaaaaataagctcCACCATCCTAAAGGTCCCCATCTCTCACCCTTACGAACTCCCCCTGACCATCTTCGATCGTTTTGCCGCCAACATCCATATCCCCGTCCTCTACGTCTTCACTCCTACCACCTCTTCCAACGTTGATATCATCTCCGCCCTCTCGAAGACCCTCGTCCACTTCCCAACTCTCACCGCCAACCTCTCCACCAACTCCCATGGCCGCCCTTGTCTCATTGTTGGAGACCCCCAGGGAGGTGCACTCCTCGTTGAAGCCACCGTCTCATCCAAACTAGAAGATCACCTACCTTTAACTCCCTCTCCGGACTTCAGACTCCTCCATCCTGAAGACAAAAACGCAAAGCACTCACTACAAGTGCAGTTAAACCGGTTCCAGTGCGGTGGGCTGGTCATCGGCGTCACCAACCACCACCGTGTCGCTGACGGCAAGTCCATGGGCTCCTTTTTTGTAACATGGGGGAAGATGGTACGTGGTATCCACAATGATCCACTTCCAGCTGTCTATGATCAATCCTGGCTCAAACCTAGGCATCCTCCTCTGGTGCAATTTGATCACTGGGGAACTGATTTCATTCCTCTTTCTTCTCAACCAAAAGAGTGTTGTTTATTCAATCCGATCGTTGTTGATCCTAGTGAGATCACCAACATGTTGTTGCATTTCTCTCCAGAGTTCATCATGAAGCTCAAAGCTCAGACTGGTAAATTGACTACTGAGAAACACACCACGTTTGAGACACTGTTAGGGTATCTGTGGAGGAAGGTGACTATAGCTCGGCAGTTGGATGACAAGGAGTGTACAATGCTGAGAATAGCAGTGAATGGAAGGAGTCGGTTACGGCCTCCGGTGCCGCTGGAGTTTTTCGGTAATTTGGTTCTCAATGCATATCCAAAAGCCAACTCAAAAGAATTGATTGAAGGAGGGGTGGCGACAGCCGCTGAGATAATTCGCAAAGGACTGAGATTCATAGGAGAGGATTATTTCCGGTCTTTTATCGACCTTGGTGATGACAGGTTGAAGCACCCTGGAGATGAGAAGAGTGGTAGTGTTTGA
- the LOC120249354 gene encoding agmatine hydroxycinnamoyltransferase 1-like: protein MEVKVTSTTTLTSPLSQPSEVPLTIFDRFALNIHVAILYAFSRPTSANANIISALSKILVHFPTLTANLSTNSHGRPCLTVGGPDGGALVVEATVSSKLEDHLPLTPSPDFRLLHPEVNDAKHLLQVQLNRFECGGLVIGITSHHRVADGQSMSSFFLAWGKMVRGVPIDPLPVYDQSWLKPRDPPLVQFDHWGTDFIPLSPQPNEFKATPVYADPSEITNMLFHYTPEFIMRLKAHTNKLSTEKYTTFETLAGYIWRKVTIARQLDDEEGTMLSVPVNGRRRLQPPMPSEFFGNLVLDVYPKAKARALIEGGVAKAVGIVREAVRAIGNDYFRSFIDLAEVYKDRNLVPCYETDGNVLSPNMEVDSWLGFGLDEIDFGGGGKLCGISLTWVPFEGLSIFIPSLSQDGGLDVFVSLLEKDAMRFREISHSLD, encoded by the coding sequence ATGGAAGTGAAAGTGACAAGCACCACCACCCTCACAAGCCCCCTCTCTCAACCTTCCGAAGTCCCCCTCACCATCTTCGACCGCTTCGCCCTCAACATTCACGTCGCCATCCTCTATGCCTTCAGTCGTCCCACCTCCGCCAACGCTAACATCATCTCCGCCCTCTCCAAGATCCTCGTCCACTTTCCAACTCTCACCGCCAACCTCTCCACCAACTCCCATGGCCGCCCTTGTCTCACTGTCGGAGGCCCTGATGGAGGTGCGCTCGTCGTTGAAGCAACTGTCTCATCCAAACTAGAAGATCACCTGCCTCTCACTCCCTCACCAGACTTCAGACTCCTCCATCCTGAAGTCAATGACGCAAAGCACTTGCTCCAAGTTCAGCTCAACCGATTCGAGTGCGGCGGGTTGGTCATCGGCATCACCAGCCACCACCGTGTCGCTGATGGCCAGTCGATGAGCTCCTTCTTTCTAGCATGGGGGAAGATGGTACGTGGTGTCCCCATTGATCCACTTCCAGTCTATGATCAGTCATGGCTCAAGCCTCGAGATCCTCCTCTGGTGCAGTTCGATCACTGGGGGACTGATTTCATACCTCTCTCTCCTCAACCAAATGAGTTTAAGGCCACTCCAGTTTATGCTGATCCTAGTGAGATCACCAACATGTTGTTTCACTACACTCCAGAGTTCATTATGAGGCTCAAAGCTCACACCAATAAATTGAGCACTGAGAAGTACACCACGTTTGAGACGCTGGCAGGGTATATATGGAGGAAGGTGACAATAGCACGTCAGTTGGATGATGAGGAGGGTACCATGCTGAGTGTGCCAGTGAATGGTAGGCGTCGATTACAGCCTCCGATGCCGTCGGAGTTTTTTGGTAACTTGGTTCTGGATGTATATCCAAAAGCAAAAGCAAGAGCATTGATTGAAGGAGGGGTGGCGAAGGCAGTGGGGATTGTTCGGGAAGCTGTTCGAGCCATCGGGAATGATTATTTCAGGTCATTTATTGACCTTGCTGAAGTTTACAAAGATAGAAATCTTGTGCCTTGCTATGAGACAGATGGCAATGTGCTTTCACCAAATATGGAGGTTGATAGCTGGTTAGGGTTTGGGCTTGATGAGATTGATTTTGGTGGAGGTGGGAAGCTTTGTGGTATTTCACTAACATGGGTGCCTTTTGAAGGGTTGTCAATCTTCATCCCTTCATTGTCTCAGGATGGTGGcttggatgtttttgtttctttgcttgaaAAGGATGCAATGAGATTTAGGGAGATATCTCACTctttggattag
- the LOC120250497 gene encoding agmatine coumaroyltransferase-2-like, whose protein sequence is MEVVKVASSTILTSPISHPSDVPLTIFDRFALNLHVAVLYAFTPPTSTNADIISALSKTLVHFPTLTANLSTDSHGRPCFTVGGSDGGALVVEATVSSKLKDHLPLTPSPDFRFLHPEVKDAKHLLQVQLNRFQCGGLVIGVTAHHRVADGQSMSTFTVAWGKMVRGVPIDPLPVYDQSWLKPRDPPLVQFNHWGTDFIPLSPQPNEFCVTPVYADPSEITNILLHYTPEFIMKLKAQTNKLSTEKHTTFETLAGYIWRKVTIARQLDDEENTKLTVSVNGRRRLMPPVPPEFFGNMVLNAYSKAKARELIKGGVAMAAGIIRQAVRATGDNYFRSFIDLAEVYRDRDLVPCFEKDGNVLSPNMEIDCWLGLGFNEIDFGGGGKLCGISLTWVPFEGLSILIPSLSQDGGLDVFLSLLEKHAPKFREISHSLD, encoded by the coding sequence ATGGAAGTCGTGAAAGTGGCAAGCTCCACCATCCTCACTAGCCCCATCTCTCACCCTTCTGACGTCCCCCTCACCATCTTCGATCGCTTCGCCCTCAACCTCCATGTCGCCGTCCTCTACGCCTTCACTCCTCCCACCTCCACCAACGCTGACATCATCTCCGCCCTCTCCAAGACCCTCGTCCACTTCCCAACTCTCACAGCCAACCTCTCCACCGACTCACATGGCCGTCCTTGTTTCACTGTCGGAGGCTCAGATGGAGGTGCGCTAGTCGTTGAAGCCACTGTCTCATCCAAACTAAAAGATCACCTGCCTCTCACTCCCTCACCGGACTTCAGATTCCTCCATCCTGAAGTCAAAGACGCAAAGCACTTGCTCCAAGTTCAGCTCAACCGGTTCCAGTGCGGCGGGCTGGTCATTGGAGTCACCGCCCACCACCGTGTTGCTGACGGCCAGTCCATGAGTACTTTCACAGTAGCATGGGGGAAGATGGTACGTGGTGTCCCCATTGATCCACTTCCAGTCTATGATCAGTCATGGCTCAAGCCTCGGGATCCTCCTCTGGTGCAGTTCAATCACTGGGGGACTGATTTTATCCCTCTCTCTCCTCAACCAAATGAGTTTTGTGTCACTCCGGTTTATGCTGATCCAAGTGAGATCACCAACATATTGTTGCACTACACTCCAGAGTTCATTATGAAGCTCAAAGCTCAAACCAATAAATTGAGCACTGAGAAGCACACCACGTTTGAGACACTAGCAGGGTATATATGGAGGAAGGTGACGATAGCACGACAGTTGGATGATGAGGAGAATACCAAGCTGACTGTGTCAGTGAATGGTAGGCGTCGGTTAATGCCTCCGGTGCCGCCTGAATTTTTTGGTAACATGGTTCTAAATGCATATTCGAAAGCAAAAGCAAGAGAATTGATCAAAGGAGGGGTGGCGATGGCGGCCGGGATCATTCGCCAAGCGGTGAGAGCAACAGGAGATAATTATTTCCGGTCGTTCATTGACCTTGCTGAGGTTTACAGAGATAGAGATCTTGTGCCTTGCTTTGAAAAGGATGGCAATGTGCTTTCACCAAATATGGAGATTGATTGCTGGTTAGGGCTTGGGTTTAATGAGATTGATTTTGGTGGAGGTGGGAAGCTTTGTGGTATTTCGCTTACATGGGTGCCTTTTGAAGGATTGTCAATCCTCATCCCTTCTTTGTCTCAGGATGGTGGCTTGgatgtttttctttctcttcttgaaaaGCATGCACCGAAATTTAGGGAGATATCTCACTCTTTGGATTAG